AAAGATCCAGGTCGAGAACTTGGCACCCGGCTTAAAGGTCCGCAGGCTGCGAAAGGCCTTGAAGAACGCCTCTTGGGTGGCGTCCCGGGCCTCCTCGACGTCGTGCAGAGTGCGGAAAGCTAGGTGGTAGACCGCTCGGTCGTACCGCTCCACGAGTACGGCAAACGCGTCCGGGTTGCCCCGGACGGCCATAGCGACCAGGTCGCCATCGGCTGCTTCGGGCTGCGTCACTTTCCTGTCCAAGAGAACTGCCGACACGCCCAAGGTACACGCGCGCGAGCGAATTGTTTCGCCCTTCGTTCCTCGACTTCGGCGCTTCGCGCCTGCGCTCGGGATGACAGGATCGGGCACGAAACATGGGGGGCGCGCCGGCCGTACCTAGGACAAATGAACACGCACCTCCACTCCGCCCCGTCCCCGCGCCCGACCTTCGACTTTAGCTGGCGCTCCGGCTTCGCCTTCGCCGCCCCCCGCGCGGCAAAGCCGCTGGGGTCCCCCCTACCGTGAGCCGGTCGTCCGTGGTTGCGGCGCTCGTCGCCGTCGAGGTCGCCATCGTGGCGATCGCGCTCTACGCGATCGGCTTCGGCCGTCCGGGAGCGGCAATGGCCGGAATGCGGCACTACGACTTTGCCGGGAAACCGTTTCCGGCGCTGGCGGCGGGAACGGCTCCGCACGTTACGATCGACGATCCGCAATCGACCGTCGAGGTCAAAACGTCGAGCGACGGGATGGTGCACGTCACCGATCTCACCAATGTGCAAGGGTTGCGCTTCCCCGGCGATAGCGGGATTCCGCCATTGAGCGTCTCGCGCACCGCCGACGGCGTTGCGATTTCGCGGCCGCGTCACGAACGATTCTTCTTGATGGGCATGTCCGACGAACGCATCGAGGTCGACGTGCCGGAGGCGTCGCGTTTGGAGATCACGCACTCTGAAGGCGACGACGTTACGGGCGTTACCGGAGGCGTGTACGTCCGCTCGCAAGACGGTCACATCGGTCTCAACGACGTTAAGGGCACGGTCGACGCGCACAGCGACGACGGATCGATTCGCACCCACGGGCTTGCGTTGACCGGTGACAATAGCATGTCGACCAACGACGGCAGGATCGAGCTCGGATTCGCTCCGGGAGCCGATCTCAACGTCGAGGTTGGAACCGACGACGGACGCATTACCGTCGACGGAAACCGCGTCGGTCGCGACAGCGACGACGACGCGGCACACTACACGATGCGTCTCGGGAACGGCAGCGCCAGTCTGCGCGCGACGTCACGGGATGGGTCGATCCACATTACCACGAACGGAGCGCTCTAGCGCCATGGAACCAGAAATCGTCGTCCCAGTCGCATTTTTCTTCTTCGTCATCGGACTGCCCGTGACGTTAGCAATCGTTTCGCGCTACATGGCGCATCAGGAACGGATGGAATACATTCGCCGCGGCATGGTGCCGCCGCCGATGTCGCCCGATCCGCGCATGATGCGTAAAGCGATGAAGTTCGGAGCGTGGCCGCCCGGGCCGCCGCCGGCACCGGGGACGTTTGCCGCGCCGTATTACGATCCGAGTTACTACGCGCAACATCAACTGCGCCGCGGCATCCAAGTCGCGTTCATCGGATTGGCGCTGCTCATCGGCCTGTCGTTCATCGGCTATCACGGCGGAACGTACGTCTACGGCCCGTGGCTGCTCGGCGGTCTGATCCCGATGTTCGTCGGTATCGCGCAGATTATCGGCGCGGTGCTCAGCGGCGCCCAGCTCGGCAACGTCAGCGTGAGCGTCGGTCCGCAGCAGACGGTGCAAGGCGCGCAGCCGCCGCCGGCCGCGTCGGCTGGAAGCGTTCCGCCGTCGGGTCCGTATGCAGGCTGGCGTCCGGGACCAATCCCCGAGATCGAGAAACCGCCGAGCCCTCCCGATTACCGTCCGTAGGACTCGGGGCAGTCGCGCCCTCGCCAAAGTAAAAGCCCGTCGGTTCAGGCCGACGGGCTTATCTGCTGTTCAGAAGATGAAAATTTAAGGAAGACGATCTACCTGCAGGATACCAGTGCCATTGCCCATCCGGCGGTTGTGCGGGTCCTGACGAGATATCCGTCCGCAGTCCGGTCGTAAACCTGGTAGCCGGCTCGAAGGGCGTCGGCTAGCGACTTGAAGACGATAAGACCTGCCATCTGCGGACCCTCCTTTCCATTCTTTATTGCTCTCTATACCGTATAACGGTTAAAGTCGCAAGGTTGTGCAGCGAAATTCGCGGAGTTTTATAAAAATTCGGCGAAAACGCGCGGCTGTGACGACTCTGGACCTGCCCTCGCGCGTGCACGCTACGCTGGTGACCGACCGGCGCGAACTCGCCCCCGGCGTGGTCTTACTCGAGCTTGACGCGCCGGAGTTAGCAGCCGCGACGCTGCCGGGGCAGTTCGTCATGGCGATTCCTCCCAGCGGCGAAGCCGCGGCGACGGCGCTGGGCGTTTACGAAGCGGAGATGCGGCGCGCGAGCCTGCTGTTTTTCATAACGGGAAAGCGCACGCGCGAACTCGCCGAGCTGCACGTCGGCGAGCGGCTCGACGTCCTAGGACCTTTGGGCAACGGTTTCGACCTGAGCGGTTCGCCGCGGCACGTGGCGATCGTCGCCGGCGGCGTCGGCATCGCATCGGTGCTCTTACCGGCGCAAGCGCTGATTCGCGCGGGAGCGCGCGTGCAGCTGTTTTACGGCGCACGCACCGCCGCGCTGCTCGTCGAGGCGCAGCGCTTTGCCGATGCCGGCTGCGAAGTCGCGCTATCGACCGACGACGGCACCGCAGGATATCACGGTTACGTCACCGATTTGCTCGAGCGTTCGCGAAAGCACGACGTGGTCTTGGCCTGCGGTCCGTCGCCGATGCTGCGCGCGGTCGCGCGCGTTGCCGCCCAGATCGGCGTGCGCGCGCAGCTATCGCTGGAAGAAACGTTCGCATGCGGCGTCGGCGGCTGCTGGGGGTGCGTGGTACCGATCGTGCGCACGAGCGCACAGGCTCCGAGTTTTCCGCCCGCATCGGAAGGCGGCAGCGACGTCGTGAACGCGCGCATCTGCAAAGAAGGCCCGGTCTTTTGGAACGACGAGCTGAGATGGTAGAGACTCAACCGAGCTTAGCGATCAAGCTGGGCAAGCTCGAGCTGCCGTATCCGACCTTGATGGGCAGCGGCTGTTACGGATCGGGCGAAGAGTTCGCGCAGTTTACCGACTTGCGCAAAATCGGCGCCGTCGTGCTCAAGAGCGTGACGCGTCTGCCGCGCGTGGGCAATCCGACGCCGCGGCTGGTTCACACCCCGGCGGGCATGCTCAATGCCATCGGCTTGCAGAATCCCGGTATCGATTGGTACCTCGAGCACGAGGTGCCGAAGTACGGGCGGCGTCCCTGGCGCGTGATCGGCAGCGTCGCGGGATTCTCCGTCGACGACTACGCCTACGTCTGCGAGCGCCTCGCCGCGCGCGACGAAATCGCGGCAATCGAACTGAACATTTCGTGTCCGAACGTGGCAAGCGAGGGCGAGACGTTTGCCTGCGATCCGAACTTGACGGCTAAAGTCGTGCGCACGTGCCGCGGGCTGACCGACAAAACGCTCATCGTCAAGCTGTCGCCCAACGTCACCGACATTACCGCGATCGCGTTCGAAGCCGAAGCCGCCGGTGCCGACGCGCTTGCCGTCATCAACACGGTGCGCGGCATGGCGATCGACGTCGACACGTGGCATCCGCGTCTCGGAAACGTCACCGGCGGCTTATCGGGGCCGGCCATTCGGCCAATCGCCGTGCTGGCGGTCTACGAAGTCGCTCGCGTGGTCACCATTCCGATCGTCGGTCAAGGCGGCATCGAAACGACGCGCGACGCGCTCGAGTTCTTGCTCGCCGGCGCGACGGCAATCAGCATCGGCACGGCCAACTTTACCGATCCGCGCGTTCCCGAACGCATCGTCGAGGAGTTGCGCGAATATCTTTTGAACCGCAATCTGGCCTCGATCGGCGAGATCGTAGGCAAGGCAAACGTCGGTTTTGCCACCGCACACGAATACGAAGGAGACCAAGGATAACCCGTGGCGCAACTCATCGTCGCACTTGACGTCGCCGGCGCCGACGAGGCCGAGCGCCTCATCGATCAGCTCTACGAACTCGACGTCATCGTGAAAATCGGCATCGAGGCGCTTTACGGCTATCCCGAGCGCATCTTCGCGTATTGCGAGGCGCGCGACGTTCGCACGTTCATCGACGCCAAGCTGCACGACATTCCGCGCACGGTCGAGGCCGCGATGCGCCAACTGGTTCGCCCGAACGCGCACATCATCAACGTTCACGCGCTCGGCGGGTTGGAGATGATGCGGGCGGCCGTCGACGCCGCCAACGAGCGCGCGAGCGAGCTCGGCATCTCGGTGCCGCACGTTTTTGCGGTGACGATTCTCACCAGCATCGCTTCCGAAGATTTGCTGGAGCTGGGTCTGGGCGGCGGCCCGGGCGAAAACGCGACGCGTCTCGCGGCGCTCGCACGCGACGCCGGGTGTTCGGGCGTGGTCAGCAGCGCGCACGAAGTCCGCGATCTCAAAAGGTTCTTCGGCGACGATTTTCTCACGCTCACGCCGGGCATTCGTCCGGCCGGAACGGCGCACGGCGACCAGAAGCGCGTGATGACGCCGGCGCAAGCGGTCGCTGCCGGCGCCGACTATCTCGTCGTCGGGCGGCCGATCACGCAAGCCGAAGATCCGCTGGCCGCCGCGCGCGCCGTACTCGACGAAATGCACGCGCCCGTATGATGACCGCTACCGATTTGACGCAAGCCCTCGCCGAACGCGGCGCGCTGCTCGAAGGCCATTTTCGGCTGAGCTCGGGCCGTCACAGCAACCGGTTCGTCCAAAAGTTCCGCATTCTCGAGGAGCCCAAGCTCGTCGAGCCGATCGCGCGTTCCATCGCCGATGCGTTTCGTGCGACGCAGCCCACCGTCGTGGTGAGCGCCGCGGTCGGCGGCATCGTGCTCGGCTACGAAGTCGCGCGACAACTCGGTACCAAAGCGATCTTCATCGAGAAAGAGAAGGGCGCGCCGGCCTTGCGCCGCGGCTTTACGCTTGGCCCCGGCGACCGCGCGCTCGTCGTCGAAGACGTCGTTACCACCGGACTTTCCGTGCGCGAAGTCATGGACGTGGTGCGGCAAACCGGCGCGCACGTCGCCGGAGTTGGGATTATCGTCATGCGCGCGCCGGCGGATTTCGGCGTGCCGACGCACGCGCTGCTGGATCTGCCGATCGTGTCGCACGATCCCGACGCGTGTCCGCAATGCGAAGCCGGCGAACCGATCGACGATCCCGGATCGCGGCGCGCGTGAACGTCGCCGTTCGGCCCGCAAACGCCGCCGACCGGCAGTTCATCGAGCGCCTTGCGGAGCGTACCGTCATGGACAGCGTCGCGGCATTTCGCCATCCGCAAGAGCTGATGGTCCATTTGGCGCTCACCCGGCTACTCGAAATCGTGGAAAATCAATCGCACGTAACGTTCGTGGCCGTCGCCGACGGCGTTCCGGCCGGGTTTCTCCTGTTGCTCGACGACCTGCCGGACGAGGTCACGTCGACACCCCAAGCATTCGTCGCCTACATGGCCGTGGAACCCGGGCTGCAGGGCCGAGGCGTGGGCAAAGCGCTGCTCGACGCGGCCGAGAGTGAGGCAAAACGGCGCGGCCTGCCGTATATCTCCCTAATGGTGACCGAGGACAATACCGCGGCACGCCGGCTCTACGAGCGCGGCGGCTACGTCACGGAGCGCAGGCTGCTGTGCAAGCCTCTGTAAGCAGCTCGCTCGCGCGGCGCGTGGGCTGGATCGTTGCGGCGATCGTCGTCGCGTCACTAGCGTGGTGGCTTGCGGTGCGCATCCCCAAGACGATCGCGATCTTCGTTATCGCCGCGTTTATCGCGTTCGGCGTCGGACCGATCGTCAACCGTCTCGAGAAGCGAATGCCCAAGCCGGTCGCGATCGGGATCGTCTTCCTGGGGCTGCTGGTGATCATCGCCTTGCTCATCGGCATCGTCGTGCCGTTGACCGTCGAGCAAATGCAAACGCTCGCGAGCAACTTACCCGGTTATGCGGCGACGTCCCAAGACTGGGTGACGAACCTGGAACTCTCGATTCAGCAGCACTTCCCGCAGCTCAACCTTCCGACCGGCGGCATCAACGTTCAGAAGATCGGAAGCGGCCAGGCGACGGCAGTCGTGACGGGCCTCATTTCCGGCGTCGGCGCGATCGCGGTCAACACCGCCACCGGCTTCTTCGTGGCGTTTTCCGCGGTGATCTTATCGATATTCTTCTTGCTCAACGACTCGCAAATCGCCGAAGGCTTTGCGACGATGTTCCCACCGAAGCGGCGCAACGACGCGCGCAGTCTGGCCGCGGAAGTCACGACGCTCTTCGGCAGTTACATCTCGGGGCAAGTCACGGTCAGCGCGATCACCGGCTTGGTCATCGCGCTGATCACCACGATGTTCGGTTTTAAATTCTCACTCATCATCGGCATCGTCTCGGCGGTCGCGTATGCAATTCCGATCATCGGCATGCTCATCGCCCAGATCGTCGCCATTCCGCTGAGCATCCCGCAAGGGTGGGGCGTGGTCATCGGCGTTCAAGTCGTGATGTTCGTGATGGCGCGCATCAGCGACAACGTGCTCGTTCCCAAGATCATGGGCGAGTCGGTCGGGGTCTCGCCGATCGTCGCGTTCTTTGCGGTGTTCGCCGGCGGCGAACTCTTCGGCATTCCCGGGTTGATTCTGGGCATTCCGGTCGCCGCGCTGCTCAAGATTCTCTGGCGCTACTTCGTGGCGCCGTGGATACAATCGCAATATAAAGAACCGGAGCCGTTGCCCGCTCCGGCTCCGCCGCTACCGTTACCGCAAAAAGAAACGGTGTAACTTACAGCGTAGCCGCCGTCGTTCCGACGGCGTGCCGCAGCGCCGCGCGCGCGAGGAGCCGGGTCGAGTCGAGCGTCGGCAGCGGCGCGTTGTCGTCGTTGACGATCAAGGGGATTTCCGTGCAGCCCAAGACGACCGCGTCGCAGGCGTCTTCATTTTTCATGCGGCCGATCGTGTGCTGAAAATAGACGACGGCTTCGGGTTTGAAGAGACCGTGCACGAGCTCGTCCATGATGATGCGGTGAATCTCTTGCCGTTCGGCGGCATTGGGGCGCACGAACGCGATGCCCCGCTTCGACAGCACCGCCGGATACACGTCGCTCTCCACGAGGTACCGCGTCCCCGTTAACGCTAAGCGCGTGTATCCGAGTGCCGAAGCTTCGGCGGCGACGACTTCGCCGATATGCAGCCACGGCAGCGGCGAACGCGGCGCGACGTAGCCGAACGCGCGATGAATCGTGTTGTCGGGGCAGATCAGAAAGTCGGCGCCCGCCTTTGCCAGCTTCTCCGACGATGCGAGCATGATCTCGGCGACGCCGCGCCAGTCGTCGCGGTCGATTCGCGACACGTACTCGGAAAACGGCGCCGAGTGCATCGAGATCTCCGGATGATCGTAAACGCGCGAAAACTGCTCGCCCTCTTCGCAGATCGTGCGATAGCAGAGCGACGCGCCTTCGGCCGAACAGGCGACGATGCCAATATGCAGCGGCTTTACTTGTGCCACGATTACATCGCTTCCGGAGCGCTCACGCCGGCGAGGGCGAGCGCGCGTGCCAAGACGTTCTTGGTGGCGATGCACAGTCCCAGCCGCGCAGCGCGGGTCGCAGAGTCGTCGGTGAGAATGCGGCACTCGGTGTAAAACTGGTGAAAGTCCGAGGCGACGTCGCGCGCGTAGCGCGCCAGCCGGTGCGGCGCGAGCGCTTCGGCGACCCCGCGCACCGTCTCGGGAAACTCCGCCAGTCGCCGTACGAGCGCGAGCTCCGCGGGGTGCGTCAGCGCGGTCAGCGATGGTTTGGAACGCGCCGCCGCGACGTCGTCGTCCGACGCGTTGCGCAGGACCGACGAGATGCGCGCGTGTCCGTACTGCACGTAATACACCGGGTTTTCGTTGCTTTGCTCGCGCGCGAGCCTCAAGTCGAAGGTCAGGGGCGATTCCGCCGAGGGAAGAATGAAGAAGAAGCGCGCGGCGTCGACGCCGACTTCGTCGACGATCTCGTCGAGTGTGATGATATAGCCGGCGCGTTTGCTCATGCTCACTTGTTCGTCGCCGCGCATCAGCGTAATTTGCTGTGCGATCAGCACGTGCACCGCGTTGGGATCGTAACCGAGCGCCGACGCGAGCCCACGCAGCCGGCCGATGTAGCCGTGATGATCGGGTCCG
The sequence above is drawn from the Candidatus Baltobacteraceae bacterium genome and encodes:
- a CDS encoding amino acid racemase — translated: MAQVKPLHIGIVACSAEGASLCYRTICEEGEQFSRVYDHPEISMHSAPFSEYVSRIDRDDWRGVAEIMLASSEKLAKAGADFLICPDNTIHRAFGYVAPRSPLPWLHIGEVVAAEASALGYTRLALTGTRYLVESDVYPAVLSKRGIAFVRPNAAERQEIHRIIMDELVHGLFKPEAVVYFQHTIGRMKNEDACDAVVLGCTEIPLIVNDDNAPLPTLDSTRLLARAALRHAVGTTAATL
- the pyrE gene encoding orotate phosphoribosyltransferase translates to MMTATDLTQALAERGALLEGHFRLSSGRHSNRFVQKFRILEEPKLVEPIARSIADAFRATQPTVVVSAAVGGIVLGYEVARQLGTKAIFIEKEKGAPALRRGFTLGPGDRALVVEDVVTTGLSVREVMDVVRQTGAHVAGVGIIVMRAPADFGVPTHALLDLPIVSHDPDACPQCEAGEPIDDPGSRRA
- a CDS encoding DUF4097 family beta strand repeat-containing protein, producing the protein MSRSSVVAALVAVEVAIVAIALYAIGFGRPGAAMAGMRHYDFAGKPFPALAAGTAPHVTIDDPQSTVEVKTSSDGMVHVTDLTNVQGLRFPGDSGIPPLSVSRTADGVAISRPRHERFFLMGMSDERIEVDVPEASRLEITHSEGDDVTGVTGGVYVRSQDGHIGLNDVKGTVDAHSDDGSIRTHGLALTGDNSMSTNDGRIELGFAPGADLNVEVGTDDGRITVDGNRVGRDSDDDAAHYTMRLGNGSASLRATSRDGSIHITTNGAL
- a CDS encoding dihydroorotate dehydrogenase; its protein translation is MVETQPSLAIKLGKLELPYPTLMGSGCYGSGEEFAQFTDLRKIGAVVLKSVTRLPRVGNPTPRLVHTPAGMLNAIGLQNPGIDWYLEHEVPKYGRRPWRVIGSVAGFSVDDYAYVCERLAARDEIAAIELNISCPNVASEGETFACDPNLTAKVVRTCRGLTDKTLIVKLSPNVTDITAIAFEAEAAGADALAVINTVRGMAIDVDTWHPRLGNVTGGLSGPAIRPIAVLAVYEVARVVTIPIVGQGGIETTRDALEFLLAGATAISIGTANFTDPRVPERIVEELREYLLNRNLASIGEIVGKANVGFATAHEYEGDQG
- a CDS encoding dihydroorotate dehydrogenase electron transfer subunit, with the translated sequence MTTLDLPSRVHATLVTDRRELAPGVVLLELDAPELAAATLPGQFVMAIPPSGEAAATALGVYEAEMRRASLLFFITGKRTRELAELHVGERLDVLGPLGNGFDLSGSPRHVAIVAGGVGIASVLLPAQALIRAGARVQLFYGARTAALLVEAQRFADAGCEVALSTDDGTAGYHGYVTDLLERSRKHDVVLACGPSPMLRAVARVAAQIGVRAQLSLEETFACGVGGCWGCVVPIVRTSAQAPSFPPASEGGSDVVNARICKEGPVFWNDELRW
- the pyrF gene encoding orotidine-5'-phosphate decarboxylase; its protein translation is MAQLIVALDVAGADEAERLIDQLYELDVIVKIGIEALYGYPERIFAYCEARDVRTFIDAKLHDIPRTVEAAMRQLVRPNAHIINVHALGGLEMMRAAVDAANERASELGISVPHVFAVTILTSIASEDLLELGLGGGPGENATRLAALARDAGCSGVVSSAHEVRDLKRFFGDDFLTLTPGIRPAGTAHGDQKRVMTPAQAVAAGADYLVVGRPITQAEDPLAAARAVLDEMHAPV
- a CDS encoding AI-2E family transporter is translated as MQASVSSSLARRVGWIVAAIVVASLAWWLAVRIPKTIAIFVIAAFIAFGVGPIVNRLEKRMPKPVAIGIVFLGLLVIIALLIGIVVPLTVEQMQTLASNLPGYAATSQDWVTNLELSIQQHFPQLNLPTGGINVQKIGSGQATAVVTGLISGVGAIAVNTATGFFVAFSAVILSIFFLLNDSQIAEGFATMFPPKRRNDARSLAAEVTTLFGSYISGQVTVSAITGLVIALITTMFGFKFSLIIGIVSAVAYAIPIIGMLIAQIVAIPLSIPQGWGVVIGVQVVMFVMARISDNVLVPKIMGESVGVSPIVAFFAVFAGGELFGIPGLILGIPVAALLKILWRYFVAPWIQSQYKEPEPLPAPAPPLPLPQKETV
- a CDS encoding DUF6249 domain-containing protein yields the protein MEPEIVVPVAFFFFVIGLPVTLAIVSRYMAHQERMEYIRRGMVPPPMSPDPRMMRKAMKFGAWPPGPPPAPGTFAAPYYDPSYYAQHQLRRGIQVAFIGLALLIGLSFIGYHGGTYVYGPWLLGGLIPMFVGIAQIIGAVLSGAQLGNVSVSVGPQQTVQGAQPPPAASAGSVPPSGPYAGWRPGPIPEIEKPPSPPDYRP
- a CDS encoding GNAT family N-acetyltransferase gives rise to the protein MNVAVRPANAADRQFIERLAERTVMDSVAAFRHPQELMVHLALTRLLEIVENQSHVTFVAVADGVPAGFLLLLDDLPDEVTSTPQAFVAYMAVEPGLQGRGVGKALLDAAESEAKRRGLPYISLMVTEDNTAARRLYERGGYVTERRLLCKPL